In one window of Brassica rapa cultivar Chiifu-401-42 chromosome A07, CAAS_Brap_v3.01, whole genome shotgun sequence DNA:
- the LOC103831111 gene encoding methionyl-tRNA formyltransferase — MNSALMLRRFICVNASATLSSVAPSPRKKPLIFLGSPQVSVTVLEALLDASSAPNSSFEVAGIVTQPPARRDRGRKVLPSPVAQYALEKGLPSDLIFSPEKAGDEAFLSSLRDLQPELCVTAAYGNILPTKFLNIPLHGTVNIHPSLLPLYRGAAPVQRALQDGVEETGVSVAFTVRKLDAGAVIASKSFQVDDQIKAPELLSLLFSEGSKLLIRELPSIFDGSAKSKAVLQDDSKATLAPKIAPDEAWLSFDQEAFVLHNKVRAFAGWPGTRAKVLVLDDKSGQQNELELKIITTRICQSTEVLNGEQDYVTFKKCSLVFPCGGGTALEVVEVQLPGKKAINATAFWNGLRGQKLKKL, encoded by the exons ATGAATTCAGCGCTAATGCTACGTCGTTTCATCTGCGTCAACGCTTCCGCAACTCTTTCTTCCGTAGCTCCATCTCCGAGGAAGAAGCCTCTCATCTTCCTAGGCTCTCCTCAA GTTTCCGTGACAGTGCTCGAAGCTCTTCTCGACGCATCTTCCGCACCAAACTCTTCCTTCGAG GTTGCAGGAATTGTCACACAGCCTCCGGCGAGAAGAGACAGGGGGAGAAAAGTGTTGCCTTCTCCAGTAGCGCAATACGCTTTAGAAAAGGGTTTACCTTCTGATCTCATCTTCTCCCCTGAGAAGGCGGGAGAT GAAGCGTTCTTATCCAGTTTAAGAGATTTGCAACCTGAGCTTTGTGTTACAGCTGCTTATGGGAATATTTTGCCTACCAAGTTCCTTAATATCCCACTACATG GGACAGTGAATATACATCCTAGTTTGCTGCCACTGTACCGTGGTGCTGCTCCAGTGCAAAGAGCATTGCAG GATGGTGTTGAAGAAACAGGAGTGTCAGTAGCATTTACGGTGCGGAAGCTTGATGCAGGGGCAGTGATTGCCTCTAAGAGTTTCCAAGTAGATGATCAAATAAAG GCACCAGAACTACTCTCGTTATTGTTTTCTGAAG GGTCTAAGCTTCTTATCCGTGAACTTCCATCGATATTTGATGGGTCAGCAAAATCAAAAGCAGTTCTTCAGGATGATTCTAAAGCTACCTTAGCTCCAAAG ATAGCTCCTGATGAGGCTTGGCTTTCTTTTGACCAGGAAGCTTTTGTTCTACATAACAAG GTTCGTGCATTCGCAGGATGGCCGGGAACACGAGCTAAAGTCTTGGTTCTCGATGACAAAAGCGGTCAGCAAAACGAGCTAGAGCTTAAGATCATCACCACTCGAATATGTCAAAGTACAGAAGTCCTGAACGGTGAGCAAGATTATGTAACTTTCAAGAAATGTTCGTTGGTGTTTCCTTGTGGAGGAGGCACAGCTTTGGAG GTAGTTGAAGTCCAACTTCCTGGGAAAAAAGCGATCAATGCAACTGCTTTTTGGAATGGCTTGAGAGGTCAAAAgctgaagaagctatga
- the LOC103831113 gene encoding E3 ubiquitin-protein ligase SINA-like 2 isoform X1 has translation MMKETNAAGEASSSLRRHRKRQRLPSVENGRETASEDGDEVIPEARSGTLLDLDLLDCPVCFQALTQHVFQCDNGHIACSSCCRELRNKCPACALPIGNNRCRIMERVVESVTVPCPNAKHGCTEKFSYGKELDHEKECGFALCYCPAPDCNYAGVYKDLYTHYDANHKDTSTRFVCGTLHRTYLGTVSTTSVLQEYRDGPLVVVQGFEVAHGLSVTVNCIAPSAPGVGKFSFNLTYTLGRHTVTFGSTEMNRIQQVSLETPQSDFMSIPSYLVSPIIVKNLRICIRRLEEEAGEDEEEEEEEEEEEEEEEEEEEKKKLLRLMLLTMFAGQLVRRRVTPNTKTKSSNQRFSPNTKTKSSNNVLLHVSFLLFSVSKFVRTNNSCSTFLFKVKKEISLLP, from the exons AGACGGCGATGAAGTGATACCGGAGGCACGATCGGGGACGCTACTCGATTTGGATCTTCTCGATTGTCCCGTTTGCTTTCAAGCACTCACCCAACATGTTTTTCAG TGTGACAATGGACACATAGCTTGTTCTTCCTGCTGTCGTGAACTGAGAAACAAATGCCCTGCCTGCGCTTTACCCATTGGTAATAACCGATGCAGAATCATGGAGAGAGTTGTTGAATCAGTCACTGTCCCGTGTCCGAACGCCAAACATGGTTGTACGGAGAAGTTCTCTTACGGCAAAGAATTAGACCATGAGAAAGAATGTGGTTTCGCTCTTTGCTACTGCCCTGCACCTGACTGTAACTACGCTGGTGTGTACAAAGATCTCTACACTCACTATGATGCTAACCACAAGGATACATCGACCCGCTTCGTGTGTGGCACTCTCCACCGCACATATCTTGGCACAGTTTCGACTACTTCAGTCCTTCAGGAATATAGAGATGGTCCATTGGTTGTGGTTCAGGGTTTCGAGGTGGCACATGGATTGTCTGTGACTGTGAACTGTATAGCACCGTCTGCTCCAGGAGTTGGGAAGTTTTCCTTCAATTTAACCTACACGTTGGGACGTCACACTGTGACGTTTGGATCAACGGAGATGAATAGGATTCAGCAAGTGAGCTTGGAAACTCCTCAGAGCGACTTCATGTCGATTCCTTCATATTTGGTTTCACCCATTATTGTTAAGAACTTGCGTATATGCATCCGCCGGCTAGAAGAAGAAGCtggtgaagatgaagaagaggaagaggaagaagaagaagaagaagaagaagaagaagaagaagaagaa aagaagaagctgttgaGGTTGATGTTGTTAACAATGTTCGCAGGTCAACTCGTGAGAAGAAGGGTAACTCCAAATACCAAAACAAAGTCAAGTAACCAAAGGTTTTCTCCAAATACCAAAACGAAGTCAAGTAACAATGTTCTCTTGCATGTCTCCTTTTTGTTGTTTAGTGTTTCAAAGTTTGTAAGAACTAACAACTCATGTTCCACCTTTCTGTTTAAAGTAAAAAAGGAAATTAGTTTATTGCCTTAA
- the LOC103831113 gene encoding E3 ubiquitin-protein ligase SINA-like 2 isoform X2 gives MMKETNAAGEASSSLRRHRKRQRLPSVENGRETASEDGDEVIPEARSGTLLDLDLLDCPVCFQALTQHVFQCDNGHIACSSCCRELRNKCPACALPIGNNRCRIMERVVESVTVPCPNAKHGCTEKFSYGKELDHEKECGFALCYCPAPDCNYAGVYKDLYTHYDANHKDTSTRFVCGTLHRTYLGTVSTTSVLQEYRDGPLVVVQGFEVAHGLSVTVNCIAPSAPGVGKFSFNLTYTLGRHTVTFGSTEMNRIQQVSLETPQSDFMSIPSYLVSPIIVKNLRICIRRLEEEAGEDEEEEEEEEEEEEEEEEEEEAGEEEEAGEEEEEEAVEVDVVNNVRRSTREKKGNSKYQNKVK, from the exons AGACGGCGATGAAGTGATACCGGAGGCACGATCGGGGACGCTACTCGATTTGGATCTTCTCGATTGTCCCGTTTGCTTTCAAGCACTCACCCAACATGTTTTTCAG TGTGACAATGGACACATAGCTTGTTCTTCCTGCTGTCGTGAACTGAGAAACAAATGCCCTGCCTGCGCTTTACCCATTGGTAATAACCGATGCAGAATCATGGAGAGAGTTGTTGAATCAGTCACTGTCCCGTGTCCGAACGCCAAACATGGTTGTACGGAGAAGTTCTCTTACGGCAAAGAATTAGACCATGAGAAAGAATGTGGTTTCGCTCTTTGCTACTGCCCTGCACCTGACTGTAACTACGCTGGTGTGTACAAAGATCTCTACACTCACTATGATGCTAACCACAAGGATACATCGACCCGCTTCGTGTGTGGCACTCTCCACCGCACATATCTTGGCACAGTTTCGACTACTTCAGTCCTTCAGGAATATAGAGATGGTCCATTGGTTGTGGTTCAGGGTTTCGAGGTGGCACATGGATTGTCTGTGACTGTGAACTGTATAGCACCGTCTGCTCCAGGAGTTGGGAAGTTTTCCTTCAATTTAACCTACACGTTGGGACGTCACACTGTGACGTTTGGATCAACGGAGATGAATAGGATTCAGCAAGTGAGCTTGGAAACTCCTCAGAGCGACTTCATGTCGATTCCTTCATATTTGGTTTCACCCATTATTGTTAAGAACTTGCGTATATGCATCCGCCGGCTAGAAGAAGAAGCtggtgaagatgaagaagaggaagaggaagaagaagaagaagaagaagaagaagaagaagaagaagaagctggtgaagaagaagaagctggtgaagaagaagaagaagaagctgttgaGGTTGATGTTGTTAACAATGTTCGCAGGTCAACTCGTGAGAAGAAGGGTAACTCCAAATACCAAAACAAAGTCAAGTAA